A window of the Diabrotica undecimpunctata isolate CICGRU chromosome 1, icDiaUnde3, whole genome shotgun sequence genome harbors these coding sequences:
- the LOC140447571 gene encoding carboxylic ester hydrolase-like, protein MARLKLFIFCAIIYFSDTRVTSPVAGDAVDDLIITLPTGSKVQGHILKSFEGNDFQAFENIPYAEAPVGKNRLKVSSPKEPWEGVFNATSSTKACSQFLDDNVIGEEDCLVLNVYRPSKADNQEALPVYLWIYGGSFLVGYGTLYNPKFLIDYDIIIVTINYRLGVLGFLTTNDDNIPANLGLKDQLLALQWVHDNIIAFGGDPNQVTIGGESAGSISVGFHWLNKQARGLFSGIIQQSGSPLSSFLSKQGSREVALEYGRQLNNSFNSTKSSDLLVTLQEASLSDIMKLQKTFAVGTKPQGHYTTIVWQPIIEGDFSDNAAVTGHMHSAVLNGEFNFVPILMGLNSEESLFQMIDVDSDLFKQRAKFYDENPKVIPDEALNIAEENKEHVGAALRKHYTNSSFEEDSLALIQYTSDEVFGRSIGRQADAASRYVPVYMYQLSWYNKSNQFPGVEHTADLHYFWDFTPQEASHNDTLRKPLFKWWTNFIKYGNPTPIEDEDLQNVIWPEVKPGSVKYLNIDSTFEVKENPRRYYDLERIIDPYIREPFNTY, encoded by the exons GTAACGTCACCTGTTGCTGGAGATGCTGTTGATGATTTAATAATAACATTACCCACAGGGAGTAAAGTTCAAGGGCATATCCTTAAAAGCTTTGAAGGGAATGATTTCCAAGCTTTTGAAAATATACCATATGCAGAAGCTCCGGTTGGAAAGAACAGGTTAAAG GTATCCAGCCCGAAAGAACCATGGGAAGGAGTTTTCAATGCAACTAGTAGTACGAAAGCATGTTCACAATTTCTTGATGACAATGTTATTGGGGAAGAAGATTGTCTTGTTTTAAACGTATATAGGCCATCG AAAGCTGATAATCAAGAGGCACTACCTGTATATTTATGGATTTATGGGGGTTCTTTTCTGGTTGGATATGGTACTTTGTATAATCCCAAATTCCTGATTGATTATGATATTATTATTGTTACAATTAACTATAGACTCGGAGTTTTAG GGTTCTTAACAACGAACGATGATAATATTCCGGCCAACTTGGGACTAAAGGATCAATTGCTTGCTCTTCAATGGGTACACGACAATATTATTGCCTTTGGAGGGGATCCCAATCAAGTTACAATAGGTGGGGAAAGTGCTGGAAGTATATCCGTTGGATTTCATTGGCTCAACAAACAAGCTCGAG gttTATTCAGTGGAATTATACAACAAAGTGGCTCGCCATTATCCTCTTTCTTATCCAAACAAGGTAGTCGGGAAGTGGCATTAGAATATGGAAGACAACTGAACAACTCCTTTAACTCCACTAAATCCAGTGATCTATTAGTAACATTACAAGAAGCGTCGTTGTCAGATATCATGAAACTGCAAAAAACG TTTGCAGTTGGAACTAAACCACAAGGACATTATACGACTATTGTCTGGCAGCCAATTATTGAGGGGGACTTTAGCGATAACGCTGCAGTTACAGGACATATGCACAGTGCCGTTCTCAATGGCGAATTTAACTTCGTTCCTATTCTTATGGGCCTAAATTCTGAAGAATCTTTGTTCCAAATGA TTGATGTCGACAGTGATTTGTTTAAACAAAGGGCAAAATTCTACGACGAAAACCCAAAGGTGATCCCCGACGAAGCGTTAAATATAGCTGAAGAGAATAAAGAACACGTTGGTGCAGCATTAAGGAAACACTATACTAACTCATCATTTGAGGAAGATTCATTAGCACTTATACAA TATACTAGTGATGAAGTTTTTGGACGGTCGATAGGACGTCAAGCTGATGCTGCATCTCGATATGTTCCTGTATATATGTATCAATTATCTTGGTACAATAAAAGCAACCAATTTCCag GTGTTGAACATACAGCAGATTTGCATTACTTCTGGGATTTTACTCCACAAGAAGCTTCACACAACGATACTCTCCGAAAACCTCTATTTAAGTGGTGgactaattttataaaatatgg AAACCCTACTCCTATAGAGGATGAAGATTTACAAAATGTCATTTGGCCAGAAGTTAAACCTGGATCTGTGAAGTATTTGAATATTGATTCGACATTTGAAGTAAAAGAAAACCCTCGAAGATATTATGACCTTGAAAGAATTATTGATCCATATATACGGGAGCCCTTTAACACATACTAA